In one window of Cryptococcus depauperatus CBS 7841 chromosome 3, complete sequence DNA:
- a CDS encoding glutamate 5-kinase: MAGKSKSSPLTIVFKLGTSSIVSPTYPFLPHLELLSSVVETVVKLRSLGHRVVLVSSGAIGVGLGRMNKKERGKGLHQKQALAAIGQGRLIALWDNLFSHLDQPTAQILLTRMDISDRTRYLNAQNTFSELLQMGVVPIVNENDTVSVSEIKFGDNDTLSAISSAICHADYLFLLTDVECLYTDNPRNNPDAKPVTIVRDIQKVKQQVSTSTLGTSLGTGGMSTKLIAAELATAAGTTTVIMHSRNVKDAFKVIEVGRGPCRETSVEDVKELENGVLCTRFLRREFALKDRKWWITHGLHSAGSITIDEGAYRAIQRKESGGRLLPAGVLKVVGPFASHQAVKLIVRRRKGGIAGELRDSIDGSLTGSPTPDAASVLTSPTLRSSRSTATGPDTNPLPITLSPQSAVVEPDTPSLQPIRSLTSSVQSLDPLSWSVPSSPTITALAEKLANNTNGALGAAALAGFTAGSMSGDSLGAGNGGDDYEEWEEAEFGKGLTQYNSVEIDRIKGHNSSHIEQILGYNDCEHVVDSITFL; this comes from the exons ATGGCA GGGAAAAGCAAGTCCTCCCCTCTGACAATTGTCTTCAAACTGG GAACTTCTTCAATCGTCTCTCCTACGTACCCTTTCCTTCCTCACTTGGAGCTTCTCTCGTCCGTTGTTGAAACCGTTGTGAAACTTCGGTCCCTTGGCCACAGAGTTGTGCTCGTTTCATCAGGCGCCATAGGAGTTGGCCTTGGGCGCATgaataagaaagaaagagggaaGGGACTGCATCAGAAACAG GCTTTGGCGGCTATCGGCCAAGGAAGACTGATTGCATTATGGgacaatctcttctctcaccTAGATCAACCTACCGCTCAAATCTTGCTAACAAGAATGGATATTTCCGAT CGTACTCGTTATCTCAATGCTCAAAACACCTTCTCTGAGCTTTTGCAGATGGGCGTTGTCCCTATTGTCAACGAAAACGATACTGTCTCTGTCTCT GAAATCAAATTTGGGGATAATGACACTTTATCGGCTATATCATCAGCCATCTGTCATGCAGACTACTTGTTCCTGTTGACGGATGTTGAATGCTT GTATACTGACAATCCTCGAAATAACCCTGATGCTAAACCCGTCACAATTGTAAGAGATATTCAAAAGGTCAAGCAACAAG TGTCTACATCAACTCTCGGGACGTCTTTAGGTACCGGCGGTATGTCGACCAAGCTTATTGCTGCCGAACTTGCCACTGCAGCAGGTACTACAACGGTTATTATGCATTCTCGAAATGTCAAAGATGCATTCAAAGTCATTGAAGTTGGTCGAGGACCTTGCAGAGAAACCTCTGTCGAGGATGTCAAGGAACTAGAGAATGGAGTGCTTTGTACAAGatttttgagaagagaatttGCGTTAAAAGA TCGGAAATGGTGGATTACTCATGGTCTTCACTCTGCTGGATCGATCACGATTGACGAAGGCGCTTATCGAGCTATACAACGCAAGGAATCCGGAGGTAGACTCCTCCCGGCCGGAGTCCTTAAAGTTGTGGGACCTTTTGCGAGTCATCAGGCCGTCAAGCTTATTGTTCGTCGCCGAAAAGGAGGTATTGCAGGAGAACTGAGGGATAGTATAGATGGGAGCTTGACTGGAAGTCCCACGCCTGATGCCGCTAGCGTTCTTACCTCTCCGACACTGCGATCCTCTAGGTCCACCGCAACTGGACCTGATACTAATCCCCTTCCCATCACTCTCTCTCCACAAAGCGCTGTGGTCGAGCCAGATACCCCCAGCCTTCAACCCATCCGCTCCCTTACTTCTTCCGTTCAATCTCTTGATCCCCTCAGTTGGTCTGTGCCTTCTAGTCCAACCATAACAGCTTTAGCTGAGAAACTTGCCAATAATACTAATGGCGCTTTAGGGGCTGCAGCTTTAGCAGGATTCACAGCTGGAAGCATGAGCGGTGACAGTCTGGGAGCTGGGAATGGGGGAGATGACTATGAAGAGTGGGAAGAAGCTGAATTTGGAAAAGGTTTAACGCAATATAATTCAGTTGAGATCGATCGTATTAAAGGTCATAATTC GTCACATATTGAACAGATTTTGGGATACAATGATTGCGAGCATGTGGTCGATTCTATTACTTTCTTATAA